Within the Flavobacteriales bacterium genome, the region TTCATCCACCCATACCTCACCTGCATCGCCGTTCAGGTTAACAAATACCTCAACCACCGCGTCGGGCGGAAATGTCTGTTCCGGGTGAACGCCAAATTGTTGCTGCTGCCAGTTGCCGGGAACGGTGCCGTCGCTGCAAAGCGGACCGTGAAAGGCATACAGTTCCTTTCCTGATCCTGTTACATATATATCCAGCGATGCGTTGTTTGGCTGCACACACAGGCTGGCAACCGAAACCGATATGGCCTGAAAGTCGCCGATTTCCGACACCGAACGTTTTAACCTCATGCTGTTGGTGAAGGGATAACGCACGCGATCGGCCCATGTGCCTTTGAAGCTGGTTGAGTCGTCGGCGTATTCCGGCCTGATGAAAGCATCAGGGAATTCAAAGTCCTGGTGGTATCGCACCACCTGCTCCCCGTTGTCAGCAAAAGCTTCACGTGTCCATGTTCTGTCGCGCATGGCCAGTTCCCAGTTCGCTACGCGACGGTAACCGAAGTGCCGGCTGTCTTTTTCTTCGATGGACTTCCGTATGTTCTCACCATAGGCCCATGTGGAAACTTTTGGTGCATATTCCAAAGCGAATCCGCCGTGCACCACCAGGTTAGCGGCCACCACCACTACGGCAGCCCTGGTCAGCAACTTTTTACGGAACCACTTCTGCCATGAAAAACAGGCATACCATACGATGAGCGGAAGCAGAAGGTAAAAGGTGAAGGATCCCGGAGAACGAATGGAAAACAGGTAGCTTACATACAGCAGGATCAATGCGCCCGCCGTGAGTCTGCGGGCTACCTTCCATTCCGGGCGGTTGTTGCGGAGAAAGAAGTTCACGATGTAAAAGCCACATTGCGCCAGTCCGGCAACAAACACGATGATGAGCAGCGGAGCCATCCACCAATGGTCACGGATCAGTTGCATTTCCCCTTCGGCACCGCCCATGATGAAAAACCTGATCTCGTAAGAAGCGAATCCCATGCAACGGAACACCAGGTCGAAAAAGCGGCCCAGGTTCTTCGTTTGAAATACCACGTTGTTGCCCACACCGCCGCTGCCCATGTCGCTGTACCGGATCAGGGTCGGATAAAGGGTAGACAGGGAGATGAGCATACCGGCCAATCCGATCAGCGCCAGTCCGGAAGCGAATTTCCACCCGCGTTGTTTCCACATCTGAATAAAAAGTGGAAAAGCAAGACAGGGCATGAGCACCCACGACAGGTGCAGTTGCATGGCCCACCCGATGGCGAATCCGATAATAAAAAAAACCCAGCCGGGGCGAATGGATTTGCCGCCATATGCATACCCATCGAGCAACACGATCCAGAAAGGGATGGCCATCACCAGCAGGTAGGAAGGGTTGATGGGGGTGGTGCTGAAGTTGAGTGTCCAGGGTGAGAACCAAACCCACATCCAGATGAACCAGGCCGGAACGCCGGGAAACTTCCGCACCAGGTAGGCGCCCAGCAGGGTGAGGGAAGCAAAGGAAAGCAGGTTGAGGAATATGATCGGACTGGCAGGATGGGCCCACAGGTAAAACGGACCGCCGACAAGGAGGCCTTCCAGTGCGCCGGGAATCTGTGATTGGGTATGCACCACATCCGGTCCCCAATAAGGCCATACGCCGGTGGTGAAGTATTTCAGTCCGATCAGGTACGTGTGGTAGTAGTCCTCCCCTTTGATGGCCATCGACAGCCCGTAAAGCGTACGCGCCACCAACGCCAAAATGGCAACGATCCACCAAAGCGGATTGCGAAACGGATGGCCTTTGAACGGGTGTGACAAAACTGTAACGAATGATCTTCCTCCGCTGAAGCAATGGAGGACGCAGCTAACAACTAACAACTAACAACCATCAACCATCAACCATCAACCATCAACTAACTTCCCAATCGCTTCCTGATCGCCATGAACGTGCCTATGATCATCAATACGCTGCCCAGCCAGAGGATGTTGATGAACGGGAACACAATGGCTTTCATGATGATGAACTCCGCCCCTTTGTCTTCCTTTTCTTTCAGCTCCACCACGAACGCATCTTTCTGCGGGATGATTTCCTTGACGGTGAGTTTGATGCCCAGCGACGCTACTTCATCTTCAACATATCTGAAGTGGTCTCCGGAAATCAGGAATACGGGGTTCAGTGGGTGACTTTGTTTGTCCACGTCAATGGCATGGAACCGGATCACGGCCCCGATCTCGTTGTCGGCCAGGTGCAGGGCCTGCCGGTCGAGGTCGCGGCTGACGGTATCGAGCACGATCATGGCGCGTTGTGCGAAAAGTGTATCGCCATATGTCAGCGTGTCAATCGTCACCTTGTTGTTCTCACCCTTATCGGGTTGGGTGAATTCAGACAGGTCGGCATACTGCACGTGGGTGTAAATGTCTTTGAACAGGAAATGTTTGGTAGCGGGTTCGGCCACGTTCCCCATCATCCTGTTCATCTGTATCAACGGGCGCAGGGTGAAGGCCTCGCTCATGTGCCCGTCCGCCCCTGGTTTCAGGTATTGGATGTTGTAATAGATGTGTACGCCTTCCTTTTCCTTTCCGGTGTATGTGATGCGGTAGTCGCCCATTTTCAGGGTGTCGTTTTTCACCAGCATGATGTTCTCCTTGTTCGGAAGGTCTTTGGCGATCATGTCAAGGTTGTATGCCGAACTGTTCTGGGAGATGATGTTCTGCTTGGCATTCGAGATCAGCGCACCGATCAGGATCAGGCCGAACCCGAGGTGAGCGATGGATGCACCGGCATGGTCAAGTTTGCCCCTCAGGATGCGCAGCCAGTAGTCGGCATTGGCCACCACGGCAAATGTTGCGGTCACCATCAGTGCGATGTACTGGGGATGGTTGAAGCCCAGGGCCCATGACAACAGGATGCCACCGATCAGTCCGACGGCCAGCGAAGGCAACAACTTGTGAAGCCACTTCTTCAGGTCGGTGTGCTTGTAGTTCAGGAACTGGGTAAAACCGATCATCAGCGCAATCAGCACTGCAAAGGCGATTTGCCAGGAATTGTAATGAGCGATGGGGTCGGTGGGTGGTGCCTTGTCGGTGCCGAACACTTTGTTGATCACCGGCGTGGAAGTAGTGAAAATGATCTGGAACGCGGCGATCAGCAACACGAGGGAACCGATGAACATCCAGAACTCACGCGACCACAGGTGCTCTTCCTTGCCGGGATCTTTCAGGTGTTTGTACCGGCTGATGATCAGTGCCACGGCCAGCAGGGTGAAGAAGAACATGTACACCAGCAGTTGTCCGGACATGCCCAGGTCGGTGAAGGCATGCACGGAGGCATCGCCCAGGATGCCGCTTCGGGTGAGGAAGGTGGAATACAAAATCAGGAAGAAGGTCACGCATACCATCACCACGGTGGTAAACAGCGAACGTTGTTTGGATTTGTATATGAGCATCAGGTGCAGGGATGCCACGAGTGTCATCCACGGAACGAGCGATGCATTTTCCACGGGATCCCAGGCCCAGAACCCGCCGAAGCTGAGGGCTTCGTAGGCCCATGCCCCCCCCATCAGGATGCCGGTGCCGAGTACCAGCACGCCGAGCAGCGTCCACGGAAGGGCGGGTTTGATCCAGCCGCCGTAGTTGCGTATCCACAAACCTGAAATGGCAAAAGCGAAAGGCACCACGGTGAGTGCGAAACCCAGGAAGAGAGTAGGAGGGTGGATGGTCATCCAGTAGTTCTGGAGGAGCGGGTTGAGGCCGCGTCCGTCCAGGTGTTCGAGGTAGTTCGGTTGCGAAACGAAAGGCAGGTTCATCATCTCGCTGTGTTCGCGCAGGAGGATGAACGGGTTGCTGCCGACCTTGTATCCGAGTATGTATACACCCAGCAACATCGATCCGAGGAACACCTGCACAACCGACAGGATGGACATCACCGGCGCGCGGAACTCGTTCTTCATCCGCATCAGGAACAACCCGATCACGGCATGCCAGATGGTCCATAGAAGGAAGCTCCCTTCCTGGCCTTCCCAGAAACAGGACAACATGTACCTGATGGGAAGGGCGCTGGATGAGTGTTGCCACACGTAATGGTATTCGAACATGTGGTAGAAGATCATGGAGAACAAGGTCACCACGATGCCAACCACGCCCACCACGTGGGTCAGGAATGCAATGTTGGCCAGGCGTGACCACGAAGCGGCTTTGTCAGGGTCTTGCCTGTTATTTGTAGCAAAGAAGTAGGAAGCGGATGCCAGGAGTGCGGCGACGAATGCGAGGAAAACAAAGGACTTTCCGATGATTCCCGGTAATAAATGTTCGCCGTTGTATACGATCTCCTTCATGGTGTGAGGCGGTAAAGATACGTGCCGCCCCAGGATTTTCAAGCCCTGCTGTTAGATACTCTCTCCGGCGGCGGTGAACTCCTGCATTTCGCCCGGTTTACCGTTGTTGTATTTGGACGGGCACTTCATCAGGATCTTGGAAGCGGAGAATTCTTCCCCGTTCATTTTGCCGATGATCACCACCTGCTCTGAACGCTCGAAGTCCTGTGGCTTGGCGCCGTTGAAATTGACTTTACATTCTTTTCCTTCCTTGTCCACCAGGTAAAAGGAGAACAGGTTGGGGTCTACTTCCGGCTCGTAGATGAGTTCCTTTTCCTTGTTCAGTACGCCCACTACGTGAAAGTTGGTGCCGGGGTGTTCCTTGGCCACGCCGAAGTTTACGTAGGTGCCTGCATCCACCATGGTGCTCAGGATAGCGGCAATGGCCAGTGCGATCACGATGATGCCGATGATATGGGTCTTTTTCATGACGGCTGATTCGGGTTATGTTTTTCCAGCTTCGACACCTTGCGGTCAATGTTTACCAGGTAGATGGTGAGCCCCAGGAAAATAATCACGAGCACCGCCACTACAACGTATATCATGCCATCGGCACGCAACCTGTCGGCCATTTCCACCTGGCTGTTTTGAGCAGGAAGCAACGTAAGTGCCGAGAACAACCAGGCGAGGGTAAGCCAGAGTTTTTTCATCCGTTTGAATTGTTGGTGATGTTCCTCACACGGATCCGGATCGTTGTGATCCACCATGCGAAGAGTGTCCATCCGATGATGGCAGGGTAAAACACCATGCGCATCCTGCTGTCCAGGTCATAACTGTTGAAGCCGGGGTTGCCGCCCTTTCCGGGGTGCAGGGAATCCACATCGCCGACCTTGGGCAGAATGCCGATGAATACAACCATCATCGTATATGCAAAGATATTGTATACAGCTGAAATGCGTGCCTTTTTCTCCCTGTCTTCGATGGCATTCCGCAACACGGCGTAAGCCAGGTATGACAGCATGGTGATGGCGGCGCCGTTGAGCTGCGGGTCGTTGGTCCACCAGGCGCCCCAGGTAAAACGGGCCCAGAAACTTCCGGTGATCAGGCCCAGTGTGCCCAGTACCATGCCGGTGTTGGCGGCTTCTGCAGCTGTGGTGTCACGGCGAAGGCTGTTGCTGTTCAGGTGGCGGATGCTGTTGACAAGCGAGATCGTCATCATGATCATCATGGCGAACCACATCGTCACATGAAAGTACAGGTTGCGGATGGTTTCGTGAAGGATGTTCATGGCCGGTACCTCACCCAAAAAGCCCATCACAATGGTATATACTACCAGTACCACCGCGAGCGATTTCCACCAAATTCCCTTCATTTCTGTATCGGATTCTGTTTGATCATGCGTCGTCCGTTCGGCCACGGATCAATCATGCCAAAGGTAAGGAAATAATAAAAAGGAGAGCACCCAAACAATCACGTTCAGCAACAGCAGAATGCCCACATAGCCCATGTATTCGGAAGGCGGTGTGCCCAACAATGCAAACCTCGACGCCTTGATCAGCGTGATCAGCAACGGCATCAACAACGGAAAGCTGAGGATGGCCATCATGGCTGTGTTCTTTCCCGCCTTGGAGGCAATGGCCGATACCAGGGTGATCACACCCGACAGGCCCGTGCTGCCGGGAATCAGGATAAGCAGGTAACTAACGGGATCGTCCACCGGGTTGCCGAGGAAGAGCGACATGGCCATGTAGTTGACCAGTGAGATGGCAGCCAGCAACACCATGTTGTAAATGATTTTGGAGAGGATGATGGCCTGTGGACTGGCAACCGTGTAATAATAGAACTGGAGTCCGTGACTTTCCTGGATAAAACTTCTCGCCCCGGCATTGATGGCGCCGAACAGCACCATCACCCAGAAGAGTGCGTTCCAGGTGAAAATATCATCCAGGATGCGGAACGACAGGTAGCAGACGAAAACGGTGCTGACCGCATAGAGGAGCAACCCGGCCAGGGCCGAGCGCTGACGCCATTCGATCAGGAATTCCTTGGTGAGCAGCCACCGGATCTCTTTTACCATGCCCAAATGTAATCAACTTGAACAAACCCATTTCGCTATATTTGCATCAACAACCATGGAAAAACTCGACATTCTCGCTTTCGGCGCCCACCCCGACGACATCGAACTCGGATGCGGAGGTACCCTCATCTCCCAGGCGGCCATGGGGCGCAAGACCGGCGCGGTGGATCTCACCCGGGGTGAACTGGGTACACGGGGGAGTGCGGAACTGAGAATGGAAGAGGCCGCAGCTGCAGGTCGCATCATGGGACTGACAGCAAGGGAAAACCTCGGCCTGCGCGACGGGTTTTTCGGGATCGATGAAGAATCCCGCCTGGCCGTGATCCGCGCCATCAGAAAATTCCAACCCGACATTGTGCTGGCACCCGCCGTCACCGACCGCCACCCCGATCACGGGAGAGGCGCCCTGCTGGTTCGGGAAGCCGCTTTCCTGTCGGGCCTGCAGCGCATCCCTACCGACATCGATGGGGAAACACAACAAGCGTGGCGGCCGCGTGTGGTGTACCATTACCATCAATACTATACCAACGAGATCCATTTCGTGGTGGATATCTCCGCCCATTTCGAAAAGAAAATGGAAGCTGTGAAAGCTTACGGATCACAGTTCTATGACCCATCCTCCAAAGAACCTTCCACGCTGATCTCAACACCCGCCTTTCTGGACCACATCCGCAGCCGCGCCGTTGACATGGGTCACTACATCGGCGCCGAATACGGCGAGGCCTTCCTCGGCCACCGCTTTGTTGGGGTGGATGATATTGCGGTGTTGCGGTAAATCAAATTAGAAATTAGGGATGAGGAATTAGAAATGATTGCGTAATTGCGCTTCGCGGTCAGTAGCTCCCTACGGTCGCGCCAATGACCTCTGACCTCCATTGACCATTGACTATTGACTATTGATAATCCGGGAAGTTAGGCGAAGGTTGCACCTTCGTCATGTCCTTGCCACCGGCGTATTTGCAATCCGTGCCCTTATTCATACACATCCAGCAACGGACCATCCAGCCCCGTCCACTTGCATGCGGGCAGACCGGCCGACTTCAGTCCGTCGTTCGTCCATGTGTTGCAGGTGAAGAACAGGTTGTAGGTGCCGCAGCCTTCGAAGAATGCATCCTGTGTGCCGTAAGTGGTGGCGTGAATGGCGGTGGGTTGCTGATCCCGGAATCCGGATTGGATGTAGTTGATGAGTTGCCGGTACTGCTGTTCGTTCAGCCGGATGACCTTGCACCGCGGACCGGTTTCCGGTTGTGCATGATAGGTCACGTGCATGGCGGAAGTGCTGAGCCAGAACATGGCCTTGAATGCCACGGATGCCTTGAGGTCGGCCCAGGTGGGTGTTTCCAGGTAGAAACCTTTGTCGCCCCAGCCGAAGCCGAGGTAGGGCAGGGTGGTGTCAACGGTGGATGGGATGTCAGTCCCCAGCCATGCCGGCCAGTTCATGAGTGCGTGACAGGTGGGTACCACCAGGTCTGTATGCACGCCGTTGGAGAGCAGGTACACGGTGATGTCGCCTTTGATGATATCGGCATCTGTATTCACCCGCCATTTCGACAACAGCCAGCCGATGACCACGTACAGCAAAACCAATGCGGGTAGTATCAACAGGTACTTCATGATGTTTCGAATACGATGACTGAGAACTTTCATCTTAACAGAAAGATTCGGAAGTCAAAATGCCACCATACCGAGCGTACGTAATCGTCTTTTACCATAATGAATAAACGGAAACCGCCCGTTGAAATAAAGTCGGCGGCGATCATATTTGGATTTCTTTTCTTTCTCGGGAGTCGGTTGGCTATCACTGCCCGCGCATTCGGTTTTCTGAACCACATGTTCTTTGGCAGTCGGGATGGAATCCGGCGGCACCGTATCCCGTATCTCCTGCGGCCATGCACTTGCACTTGCTGTTGCACTTGCTCCTGCTCCTGACGTTTTGAAAAACAACAGCAACGATGAAAGCAGGGCGAACCGCTGTAGTCCTTTCGGGACTTTCAGTTCCGGTGCCCACCCGCCATAGAGCTGGTCTTCTCGATACTGTCCGCAGAAGGGTTGTTTCTCCATCTTCAATGCCTCTTTGAATTCCTTTTTCGACAGGTGAGTGAAGTCGATCACCTCCCGTTGGCAGGCGGCGCAAATGCGGCCTCTTTCGGAGGGCGTCATCTTTTCCCAGTCCTCATTGCATTGAAACGCGAGCTTTCCCATATGGTGTGTTTAACGGGAAAATACGGAAAAGAGTTAAGAGATGCTTGCTTCGCGCGCGTAAAAGAGGCTGCGCGGCCATTTGCTCCCTGCGGTCGCGTAATTTAGCTGCGCTGTCAATACGCTTCGCGGTCAGTTGTTTCCGCTGGTCACGTTAATGGTCAATGACATCGGTTCGCCTGCTCATTCCCGCCAATCAACGGAGAGGGTCATGATCAATGCCTGACTGCCAACTTGGGACTCGCGACTTGCGACTTGCGACTTGCGACTGGTCAGTTGTTTCCGCTGGTCACGTCAATGGTCAATTCCTAATTCCTGACTTCTAATTATTAATTACAAAAAAAGGGACCGCCACACGGGCAGTCCCTTTCACATCCTAACCTAAACAGATGTTCCTGATCTATCGAACGACCAGCTTTTGGCTCACGCTGAATCCGTCGGCTTCAACAGTGGCGAAATAGATGCCGCTGTTCATTTCCTTCCGGAGGATGGTGAGTCCGTGACGACCTGCGATCAGTTGGCCATAGTCCTGGCTCATGATCACCTGACCCAGTATGTTGGTCACGGTCAGTCTTACTTTAGCCGTTTTCTTCAGTTCAACTGTAACGGTGGTTTGATCTGAAAACGGGTTGGGGTAGCTGTTTGTGATGGCAAACACATTGTTTTCCTTTTCAACCACACCGGTGAAGTCCGATTCGGTTACGCAAAGGCCATCAATGTATTTGAAAGCAACTGCCTGCAGTGTGTTACCCACATCCGGAACGGCCATGTAGTTCACGGGAACACAGTAGTTACCGCTGCCATCGTCTTTTGCATAATAGGATACGTTGGCGAAGTTCACAACGCCGTCTGCATCCGTACCTGCGGTATAGTTATAAGTAGATGTTCCGGGGTATGTCGGGTGATCGTGCATCTTGGTTGTAAAACCGGTGGTCACATCATATCCCTGCATGAAGCAATCACGGAACAGGTTGGCATCGGGACCGAACGTGGTGGTGTCGGTGTCGAACCATACGAAGAACAGTTTGTTGCCGTCAGGTGTAACTGCAATTTGAGGACGTGGATCTTCGTCGATCACATTGGCTCCATTGCCGTAGCTGCCGCGGAATGTTTGGGGTTTGGCAACCAGCCTTTGTGCCCATGTGGTGCCACCGTCTGCTGAGTAGATATCAAACAGTCCCCAGTAGCCGGCACCTGTACTGATGGTCCAGGCGTTGCTGCCATGGCCCACTGCAACGAATACGTGCGGGTTCCCGTTCTTGTCCACTGCGAGGTCGTGGTCGAATGCAGTGGTGAAGATGGTGTAGGTGGTGTCGTTCAGCGGATTCAGGCTGTCACCGATACCCGGCAGGGTGCTGATGGGTACCTCGATCATGCTACCCCATGTGGCGCCACCGTCGGTGGATTTGTATAATGCCAGGTAGTAAGATGAGTCGGCTTCAAGGGAGAAGCTGGTGTGGGTGATCACAGAGATCCAGCCGGTATTGCCGTTGGGTGAGAAAGCAATGGCCGCATCAGTCGGAATCACATTGGTTGTGTCAACCGTCATGGATGTTACGTGGCTGATGGAATCGTGAACAGCTGTTACGTCTCCACCGCTGTATGTCAGTCGCGACAAGATCAGCTTGTTTTGGAAGATGTTGGTAAGGCTGTAATTCCTGTCACGATGAATCACGAACATTTCACCGCCATCACGGATGGCGTGCATGTCATCCGATACTTCGAAATTCCGTT harbors:
- the ccsA gene encoding cytochrome c biogenesis protein CcsA, translated to MKEIVYNGEHLLPGIIGKSFVFLAFVAALLASASYFFATNNRQDPDKAASWSRLANIAFLTHVVGVVGIVVTLFSMIFYHMFEYHYVWQHSSSALPIRYMLSCFWEGQEGSFLLWTIWHAVIGLFLMRMKNEFRAPVMSILSVVQVFLGSMLLGVYILGYKVGSNPFILLREHSEMMNLPFVSQPNYLEHLDGRGLNPLLQNYWMTIHPPTLFLGFALTVVPFAFAISGLWIRNYGGWIKPALPWTLLGVLVLGTGILMGGAWAYEALSFGGFWAWDPVENASLVPWMTLVASLHLMLIYKSKQRSLFTTVVMVCVTFFLILYSTFLTRSGILGDASVHAFTDLGMSGQLLVYMFFFTLLAVALIISRYKHLKDPGKEEHLWSREFWMFIGSLVLLIAAFQIIFTTSTPVINKVFGTDKAPPTDPIAHYNSWQIAFAVLIALMIGFTQFLNYKHTDLKKWLHKLLPSLAVGLIGGILLSWALGFNHPQYIALMVTATFAVVANADYWLRILRGKLDHAGASIAHLGFGLILIGALISNAKQNIISQNSSAYNLDMIAKDLPNKENIMLVKNDTLKMGDYRITYTGKEKEGVHIYYNIQYLKPGADGHMSEAFTLRPLIQMNRMMGNVAEPATKHFLFKDIYTHVQYADLSEFTQPDKGENNKVTIDTLTYGDTLFAQRAMIVLDTVSRDLDRQALHLADNEIGAVIRFHAIDVDKQSHPLNPVFLISGDHFRYVEDEVASLGIKLTVKEIIPQKDAFVVELKEKEDKGAEFIIMKAIVFPFINILWLGSVLMIIGTFMAIRKRLGS
- a CDS encoding cytochrome c maturation protein CcmE, which encodes MKKTHIIGIIVIALAIAAILSTMVDAGTYVNFGVAKEHPGTNFHVVGVLNKEKELIYEPEVDPNLFSFYLVDKEGKECKVNFNGAKPQDFERSEQVVIIGKMNGEEFSASKILMKCPSKYNNGKPGEMQEFTAAGESI
- a CDS encoding CcmD family protein, whose protein sequence is MKKLWLTLAWLFSALTLLPAQNSQVEMADRLRADGMIYVVVAVLVIIFLGLTIYLVNIDRKVSKLEKHNPNQPS
- the ccsA gene encoding cytochrome c biogenesis protein CcsA; the protein is MKGIWWKSLAVVLVVYTIVMGFLGEVPAMNILHETIRNLYFHVTMWFAMMIMMTISLVNSIRHLNSNSLRRDTTAAEAANTGMVLGTLGLITGSFWARFTWGAWWTNDPQLNGAAITMLSYLAYAVLRNAIEDREKKARISAVYNIFAYTMMVVFIGILPKVGDVDSLHPGKGGNPGFNSYDLDSRMRMVFYPAIIGWTLFAWWITTIRIRVRNITNNSNG
- a CDS encoding heme exporter protein CcmB — its product is MVKEIRWLLTKEFLIEWRQRSALAGLLLYAVSTVFVCYLSFRILDDIFTWNALFWVMVLFGAINAGARSFIQESHGLQFYYYTVASPQAIILSKIIYNMVLLAAISLVNYMAMSLFLGNPVDDPVSYLLILIPGSTGLSGVITLVSAIASKAGKNTAMMAILSFPLLMPLLITLIKASRFALLGTPPSEYMGYVGILLLLNVIVWVLSFLLFPYLWHD
- the bshB1 gene encoding bacillithiol biosynthesis deacetylase BshB1, with amino-acid sequence MEKLDILAFGAHPDDIELGCGGTLISQAAMGRKTGAVDLTRGELGTRGSAELRMEEAAAAGRIMGLTARENLGLRDGFFGIDEESRLAVIRAIRKFQPDIVLAPAVTDRHPDHGRGALLVREAAFLSGLQRIPTDIDGETQQAWRPRVVYHYHQYYTNEIHFVVDISAHFEKKMEAVKAYGSQFYDPSSKEPSTLISTPAFLDHIRSRAVDMGHYIGAEYGEAFLGHRFVGVDDIAVLR
- a CDS encoding TIGR02117 family protein, coding for MKYLLILPALVLLYVVIGWLLSKWRVNTDADIIKGDITVYLLSNGVHTDLVVPTCHALMNWPAWLGTDIPSTVDTTLPYLGFGWGDKGFYLETPTWADLKASVAFKAMFWLSTSAMHVTYHAQPETGPRCKVIRLNEQQYRQLINYIQSGFRDQQPTAIHATTYGTQDAFFEGCGTYNLFFTCNTWTNDGLKSAGLPACKWTGLDGPLLDVYE
- a CDS encoding T9SS type A sorting domain-containing protein, which produces MRHAANKTAATITIVDMGNAANAYTCAAGASSYLWLDPETGTISFTHRADPATTTAAPGSGYLLTDVSKDGGATWNNNLGPVYTPSGAMNARYPMNVVYNPNGNTDPDSTRVVYGAPVLGGTNGATAWGNFTYGTYTVGTGAITSHVDTSNSERNFEVSDDMHAIRDGGEMFVIHRDRNYSLTNIFQNKLILSRLTYSGGDVTAVHDSISHVTSMTVDTTNVIPTDAAIAFSPNGNTGWISVITHTSFSLEADSSYYLALYKSTDGGATWGSMIEVPISTLPGIGDSLNPLNDTTYTIFTTAFDHDLAVDKNGNPHVFVAVGHGSNAWTISTGAGYWGLFDIYSADGGTTWAQRLVAKPQTFRGSYGNGANVIDEDPRPQIAVTPDGNKLFFVWFDTDTTTFGPDANLFRDCFMQGYDVTTGFTTKMHDHPTYPGTSTYNYTAGTDADGVVNFANVSYYAKDDGSGNYCVPVNYMAVPDVGNTLQAVAFKYIDGLCVTESDFTGVVEKENNVFAITNSYPNPFSDQTTVTVELKKTAKVRLTVTNILGQVIMSQDYGQLIAGRHGLTILRKEMNSGIYFATVEADGFSVSQKLVVR